In Macrotis lagotis isolate mMagLag1 chromosome 8, bilby.v1.9.chrom.fasta, whole genome shotgun sequence, a single genomic region encodes these proteins:
- the PSMD6 gene encoding 26S proteasome non-ATPase regulatory subunit 6 isoform X1, protein MPLENLEEEGLPKNPDLRIAQLRFLLSLPEHRGDAAVRDELMAAVRDNNMAPYYEALCKALDWPVDAELLGRMKKANEDELRRLDDELEDAEKNLGESEIRDAMMAKAEYLCRIGDKEGALTAFRKTYDKTVALGHRLDIVFYLLRIGLFYMDNDLITRNTEKAKSLIEEGGDWDRRNRLKVYQGLYCVAIRDFKQAAELFLDTVSTFTSYELMDYKTFVTYTVYVSMIALERPDLREKVIKGAEILEVLHSLPTVRQYLFSLYECRYSVFFQSLAIVEQEMKKDWLFAPHYRYYVREMRIHAYSQLLESYRSLTLGYMAEAFGVGVEFIDQELSRFIAAGRLHCKIDKVNEIVETNRPDSKNWQYQETIKKGDLLLNRVQKLSRVINM, encoded by the exons atgcCGCTGGAGAACCTGGAGGAGGAGGGCCTGCCCAAGAACCCGGACCTGCGCATCGCGCAGCTGCGCTTCCTGCTCAGCCTGCCCGAGCACCGCGGGGACGCGGCCGTGCGCGACGAGCTCATGGCGGCCGTGCGCGACAACA ACATGGCCCCCTACTACGAGGCGCTGTGCAAGGCCCTGGACTGGCCGGTGGACGCGGAGCTGCTGGGCAGGATGAAGAAGGCCAACGAGGACGAGCTGCGGCGCCTGGACGACGAGCTGGAGGACGCCGAGAAGAACCTGGGCGAGAGCGAGATCCGCGATGCCATGATGGCCAAGGCCGAGTACCTGTGCCGCATCGGGGACAAG GAAGGAGCACTGACTGCCTTTCGCAAGACATATGACAAAACTGTGGCTCTGGGTCACCGATTGGATATTGTATTCTACCTCCTAAGAATTGGCTTATTTTATATGGATAATGATCTCATCACACGAAACACTGAGAAAGCTAAAAG ccTAATAGAGGAAGGAGGTGACTGGGACAGGAGAAATCGCCTCAAGGTGTATCAAGGTCTTTATTGTGTAGCTATCAGAGATTTTAAGCAGGCAGCCGAACTCTTCCTGGACACCGTTTCAACATTTACATCCTATGAACTGATGGATTACAAAACCTTTGTAACATATACTGTCTACGTCAGCATGATTGCTTTAGAAAGACCTGATCTCAGGGAAAAG gtcattAAAGGAGctgaaattctggaagtcttgcACAGCCTGCCCACAGTGCGACAGTACCTCTTTTCACTCTATGAATGTCGTTATTCAGTCTTCTTCCAGTCATTGG CAATTGTTGAGCAGGAGATGAAAAAGGACTGGCTCTTTGCTCCTCATTATCGATATTATGTCCGAGAGATGAGAATCCACGCATACAGCCAGCTTTTGGAGTCATACAGGTCACTGACACTTGGCTACATGGCAGAGGCCTTTGGAGTCGGTGTGGAGTTCATAGATCA GGAACTTTCCAGATTTATTGCAGCTGGGAGACTACACTGCAAAATAGATAAAGTAAATGAAATTGTGGAAACCAACAG ACCAGATAGCAAGAACTGGCAGTACCAAGAAACCATCAAGAAAGGAGATCTGCTGTTGAATCGAGTTCAGAAACTTTCCAGGGTGATTAATATGTAA
- the PSMD6 gene encoding 26S proteasome non-ATPase regulatory subunit 6 isoform X2 → MAPYYEALCKALDWPVDAELLGRMKKANEDELRRLDDELEDAEKNLGESEIRDAMMAKAEYLCRIGDKEGALTAFRKTYDKTVALGHRLDIVFYLLRIGLFYMDNDLITRNTEKAKSLIEEGGDWDRRNRLKVYQGLYCVAIRDFKQAAELFLDTVSTFTSYELMDYKTFVTYTVYVSMIALERPDLREKVIKGAEILEVLHSLPTVRQYLFSLYECRYSVFFQSLAIVEQEMKKDWLFAPHYRYYVREMRIHAYSQLLESYRSLTLGYMAEAFGVGVEFIDQELSRFIAAGRLHCKIDKVNEIVETNRPDSKNWQYQETIKKGDLLLNRVQKLSRVINM, encoded by the exons ATGGCCCCCTACTACGAGGCGCTGTGCAAGGCCCTGGACTGGCCGGTGGACGCGGAGCTGCTGGGCAGGATGAAGAAGGCCAACGAGGACGAGCTGCGGCGCCTGGACGACGAGCTGGAGGACGCCGAGAAGAACCTGGGCGAGAGCGAGATCCGCGATGCCATGATGGCCAAGGCCGAGTACCTGTGCCGCATCGGGGACAAG GAAGGAGCACTGACTGCCTTTCGCAAGACATATGACAAAACTGTGGCTCTGGGTCACCGATTGGATATTGTATTCTACCTCCTAAGAATTGGCTTATTTTATATGGATAATGATCTCATCACACGAAACACTGAGAAAGCTAAAAG ccTAATAGAGGAAGGAGGTGACTGGGACAGGAGAAATCGCCTCAAGGTGTATCAAGGTCTTTATTGTGTAGCTATCAGAGATTTTAAGCAGGCAGCCGAACTCTTCCTGGACACCGTTTCAACATTTACATCCTATGAACTGATGGATTACAAAACCTTTGTAACATATACTGTCTACGTCAGCATGATTGCTTTAGAAAGACCTGATCTCAGGGAAAAG gtcattAAAGGAGctgaaattctggaagtcttgcACAGCCTGCCCACAGTGCGACAGTACCTCTTTTCACTCTATGAATGTCGTTATTCAGTCTTCTTCCAGTCATTGG CAATTGTTGAGCAGGAGATGAAAAAGGACTGGCTCTTTGCTCCTCATTATCGATATTATGTCCGAGAGATGAGAATCCACGCATACAGCCAGCTTTTGGAGTCATACAGGTCACTGACACTTGGCTACATGGCAGAGGCCTTTGGAGTCGGTGTGGAGTTCATAGATCA GGAACTTTCCAGATTTATTGCAGCTGGGAGACTACACTGCAAAATAGATAAAGTAAATGAAATTGTGGAAACCAACAG ACCAGATAGCAAGAACTGGCAGTACCAAGAAACCATCAAGAAAGGAGATCTGCTGTTGAATCGAGTTCAGAAACTTTCCAGGGTGATTAATATGTAA